The following are encoded in a window of Vicinamibacteria bacterium genomic DNA:
- the larB gene encoding nickel pincer cofactor biosynthesis protein LarB, whose translation MDPKDLRALLQKVREGALSPEAAAERLKSLPYEDLGFAKVDHHRALRRGFPEAIFGAGKTPEQIAAIADRIAGRGQNVLVTRTTESAHHAVAASWPAARFHELARCLTLELTPPSVLPGRVAVVCAGTSDVPAAEEAGLTASFHGAVVDRIYDVGVAGLHRLLDRAESIRQARVVIVVAGMEGALPSVVGGLVDAPVIAVPTSIGYGAAFGGLAALLGMLNSCSSGVAVVNIDNGFGAGYLASLILRTGQKSDPLGP comes from the coding sequence ATGGACCCGAAGGATCTTCGCGCGCTCTTACAAAAGGTCCGGGAGGGGGCCTTAAGCCCGGAGGCCGCGGCCGAACGCCTCAAGAGCTTGCCCTACGAGGACCTGGGGTTCGCCAAGGTGGACCACCACCGCGCCTTGCGCCGGGGCTTCCCGGAAGCGATTTTTGGGGCGGGCAAAACCCCCGAGCAGATCGCGGCCATCGCCGACCGCATTGCCGGGCGGGGCCAGAACGTGCTCGTGACCCGGACCACGGAGTCGGCCCACCATGCGGTGGCCGCGTCCTGGCCGGCGGCGCGCTTTCACGAGCTCGCCCGCTGCCTGACCCTGGAGCTCACACCTCCGAGCGTCCTCCCCGGCCGGGTGGCCGTCGTGTGTGCGGGCACCTCGGATGTGCCGGCGGCCGAGGAAGCTGGCCTCACCGCCAGCTTCCATGGCGCGGTGGTGGACCGAATCTACGACGTAGGGGTGGCCGGCCTCCACCGCCTGCTCGACCGCGCGGAGTCCATCCGTCAGGCCCGGGTCGTGATCGTGGTGGCGGGCATGGAAGGGGCGCTTCCCTCCGTGGTGGGCGGCCTCGTGGACGCTCCCGTCATCGCCGTGCCCACGAGCATCGGCTACGGGGCGGCGTTTGGGGGCCTGGCCGCCCTGCTGGGCATGCTGAACTCCTGCTCGTCCGGGGTGGCCGTCGTCAACATCGACAACGGATTCGGTGCCGGCTACCTGGCGAGCCTTATCCTGCGCACAGGCCAAAAAAGCGATCCCCTCGGACCTTGA